A genomic segment from Cyanobium sp. NIES-981 encodes:
- a CDS encoding capsular polysaccharide biosynthesis protein, with protein MLGIPDPLVLAHSTLESLLSPARLVLGRRACSHQAVDALLVWGRRPSGRWGERFARHHHLPLWRAEDAFLRSVDPGPGAPPLGIVLDDRGIHYDSSRPSRLEALIAAGIDSAQRLRARDLVSAWRHHRVSKVNAAAESPPPEKDFVLVVDQVADDAAIVHGSATAASFQAMVAAALDDFPDHTIVIKTHPAVVGGGRQGHFSPELFRHPRVHACIDGGHPVGLLEAATAVYVVTSQMGFEALIWGKPVHCFGMPFYAGWGLTCDRLAAPEHGARRGDTDLDTLVHSCLVGYGRYLDPETGQISTPERLIAQVGFQRRQRAAVPRNLEVFGIAGWKRNAVRRFQRGLTPRRLRFRGFHAPPGRAQHGRALVWGNRVGRGLRQAGVPLIHAEDGFLRSVGQGWWLRWVPPISWVVDHSGIYYDASAPSDLETYLATHPFTEAERRRAAALRQRIVASRLTKYNLRAPRWQRPAHLAGRSVLLVPGQVEVDLSIRYGVPADASVHSNLALLCAVRAAHPDAFLIYKPHPDVVSGRQRPGPGERDARHHCDLVLAEAPMEVLLEEVDGVHVRTSITGFEALLRGIPVTTWGLPFYAGWGLSVDQLQCSRRGRQLQLDDLVYAALIHYPVYLSLVSGAYTTPERAVEELGLLRDGALPRRSPAMPPRWLEVLGLELPPPLCFRLAQARARLRAWLPDERC; from the coding sequence GTGCTCGGCATCCCCGATCCACTCGTTCTCGCCCACAGCACCCTGGAGTCGCTGCTGAGCCCTGCCCGTCTGGTGCTGGGCCGCAGGGCTTGTTCCCACCAGGCCGTTGACGCCCTGCTCGTCTGGGGGCGTCGACCCAGCGGACGCTGGGGGGAACGGTTCGCCCGCCACCACCACCTCCCCCTCTGGCGCGCGGAGGATGCCTTCCTCCGTTCGGTGGATCCGGGGCCCGGTGCACCTCCGCTGGGAATTGTCCTGGATGATCGCGGCATTCACTACGACAGCTCCCGTCCGAGTCGGCTGGAGGCCCTGATCGCCGCGGGGATCGATTCAGCGCAGCGCCTCCGCGCCCGGGACCTGGTCTCCGCCTGGCGCCACCACAGGGTGAGCAAGGTGAACGCCGCCGCCGAGTCGCCACCACCGGAGAAGGATTTCGTGCTGGTGGTGGACCAGGTGGCCGATGATGCCGCGATCGTGCACGGATCCGCGACCGCCGCCAGCTTCCAGGCCATGGTGGCCGCGGCGCTGGACGACTTTCCGGACCACACGATCGTGATCAAGACCCACCCCGCCGTGGTGGGCGGGGGGCGTCAGGGGCATTTCTCCCCGGAACTGTTTCGGCACCCCCGCGTCCATGCCTGCATCGATGGCGGCCATCCTGTCGGCCTGCTCGAAGCGGCCACTGCGGTGTACGTGGTGACCTCCCAGATGGGGTTCGAGGCCCTGATCTGGGGCAAGCCCGTGCACTGCTTCGGAATGCCGTTCTACGCAGGGTGGGGACTCACCTGCGACCGGCTCGCTGCTCCGGAGCATGGAGCCCGCCGGGGCGACACCGATCTGGACACCCTGGTGCACAGTTGCCTTGTGGGGTACGGCCGCTACCTGGACCCCGAAACCGGGCAGATCAGCACCCCCGAACGGTTGATCGCCCAGGTGGGTTTCCAGCGCCGTCAGCGGGCGGCCGTGCCGCGCAACCTGGAGGTGTTCGGCATCGCCGGCTGGAAGCGCAATGCCGTGCGCCGTTTCCAGCGGGGGTTGACCCCTCGGCGGCTTCGCTTCCGGGGCTTTCACGCCCCGCCGGGGCGGGCCCAACATGGCCGCGCCCTGGTGTGGGGCAACCGCGTGGGAAGAGGACTGCGCCAGGCTGGGGTGCCCCTGATCCACGCCGAGGACGGTTTCCTCCGCTCCGTGGGCCAGGGCTGGTGGCTGCGCTGGGTACCACCGATCTCCTGGGTGGTGGACCACAGCGGCATCTACTACGACGCCTCGGCTCCCAGCGATCTGGAGACCTATCTGGCCACACACCCGTTCACGGAGGCAGAACGACGGCGTGCGGCGGCCCTGCGGCAGCGGATCGTGGCCTCACGCCTCACCAAGTACAACCTGCGAGCGCCGCGGTGGCAGCGTCCTGCCCATCTGGCGGGACGCTCCGTGCTCCTGGTGCCCGGCCAGGTGGAGGTCGATCTGTCGATCCGCTATGGCGTGCCGGCCGATGCCAGCGTGCACAGCAACCTTGCGCTGCTGTGCGCCGTTCGCGCTGCCCATCCCGACGCCTTCCTGATCTACAAGCCCCACCCGGACGTGGTCTCCGGGCGTCAGCGCCCCGGCCCCGGGGAGCGCGATGCCCGCCACCACTGCGACCTGGTGCTGGCTGAGGCGCCGATGGAGGTCTTGCTCGAGGAGGTGGACGGTGTGCATGTGCGCACGTCCATCACCGGATTCGAGGCCCTTCTGCGGGGGATCCCGGTGACCACCTGGGGCCTGCCGTTCTATGCGGGCTGGGGCCTCAGCGTCGATCAGCTGCAGTGTTCTCGACGGGGGCGTCAGCTGCAGCTCGACGATCTGGTCTACGCCGCGCTGATCCATTACCCCGTCTACCTGAGCCTGGTTTCCGGCGCCTACACCACGCCGGAGCGGGCCGTGGAGGAACTGGGGCTGCTGCGGGACGGTGCCCTGCCCCGCCGTTCCCCGGCGATGCCCCCGCGCTGGCTCGAGGTGCTGGGCCTCGAACTCCCGCCTCCGCTGTGCTTCCGCCTCGCCCAGGCGCGGGCCCGTCTACGGGCCTGGCTTCCCGATGAGCGCTGCTAG
- a CDS encoding DUF6716 putative glycosyltransferase produces MTRLEGRRIAAIASFDSFGKTAMTILSQCRREQARTTLYLLEVQGRRLSRRQLLEIQRIDARVTIVRQEWQALRQIRSSLADLDALVLGLDGQRTRELELLLRADVQPGGWPLTISAYPGILFRHQIEGMMDRSGVDLLCLNSPVDLDLYVQACRALGLNSDNAVVTGLPILWNLHPGRRGRGDQPTIVFFEQPSVPANPLQRHYICNRLNDLAKRWPDHTVIFKPRTSGVERTLHRRHGEMASRIEKLMRKSPNLQINYKPSLALLRQCGCAITVSSTAAMESMAMGISTRIVADLGVNETLGNHYFMGSNTVRSFEAIIDDPFTPIHDESWLDSHGRCQDGSARFIEALVERLERGRVPSAAVAGLTPGPPGWGTEPWQRYALRHGGRRMLTSAGNRSRLKTTHRGKNVVRYLRDLLLGLRWVENFVRGR; encoded by the coding sequence ATGACGAGGCTGGAGGGGCGACGCATCGCGGCCATCGCCAGCTTCGATTCCTTCGGGAAGACCGCGATGACGATCTTGTCGCAATGCCGGCGGGAGCAGGCCCGCACCACCCTCTACCTGCTCGAGGTGCAGGGCCGGCGGCTCTCCCGCCGCCAGTTGCTGGAAATCCAGCGCATCGATGCGAGGGTCACCATCGTCCGCCAGGAGTGGCAGGCTCTGCGTCAGATCCGTTCCAGCCTGGCCGATCTCGATGCCCTGGTGCTCGGGCTGGACGGACAGCGCACCCGTGAACTGGAGCTGCTGTTGCGTGCCGACGTCCAGCCCGGGGGCTGGCCCCTCACCATCAGCGCCTATCCGGGGATCCTGTTCCGCCATCAGATCGAAGGGATGATGGACCGCTCCGGGGTGGACCTGCTCTGTCTCAACTCTCCGGTGGATCTGGATCTCTACGTGCAGGCCTGCCGTGCTCTGGGGCTCAATTCCGACAACGCGGTGGTCACCGGGCTGCCCATCCTCTGGAATCTTCACCCGGGCCGACGCGGCCGTGGGGACCAGCCGACGATCGTCTTCTTCGAGCAGCCCTCGGTTCCGGCCAACCCCCTCCAGCGTCACTACATCTGCAACCGTCTCAACGATCTTGCCAAGCGCTGGCCCGACCACACCGTGATCTTCAAGCCGCGGACGTCCGGGGTGGAGCGCACCCTCCACCGCAGGCATGGGGAGATGGCCAGCCGGATTGAAAAGCTGATGAGGAAGTCGCCCAACCTGCAGATCAACTACAAGCCCAGCCTGGCCCTGCTGCGGCAGTGTGGCTGTGCGATCACCGTGTCCTCCACGGCGGCCATGGAGTCGATGGCCATGGGCATCAGCACCCGGATCGTGGCGGATCTGGGAGTGAATGAAACCCTGGGGAACCACTACTTCATGGGGTCCAACACCGTGCGCAGCTTCGAGGCGATCATCGACGATCCCTTCACCCCGATCCACGACGAATCCTGGCTTGACAGCCATGGCCGCTGTCAGGACGGCAGCGCGCGCTTCATCGAGGCGCTCGTTGAACGGCTCGAACGGGGCCGGGTGCCCTCCGCTGCGGTGGCCGGCCTGACTCCGGGACCGCCGGGGTGGGGAACGGAGCCATGGCAGCGCTATGCCCTGCGGCACGGAGGTCGCCGGATGCTGACCAGCGCCGGCAACCGCTCCCGTCTCAAGACCACCCACCGCGGCAAGAACGTGGTGCGTTACCTGCGGGATCTGCTGCTGGGGCTGCGCTGGGTGGAGAACTTCGTCAGGGGCCGATGA
- a CDS encoding DUF6716 putative glycosyltransferase, with product MRPIRVLLVADTALASSACGRLAAALRHRGVEVFEEAPLDLDDLSVSDLLTHLDAVGLFAAPECLPRFLRRLRQACALRGGRSVAVFSGPTTPLVGDALTADLLPRLGVDLLCLHGPRQQEELDDLLRTSGHPAPASVLLGPWGQSGSSPPEASPDPNGLPRRLVFLEQQRLPPAPGARERLLTVLERLCANSPGWELILQADPFCHPAPAAGTEEDGPAMSALLQGRASHRSLRAAPPEIWRQSLRSAGVCATISSPLLWQTLALGLPLLLLGDYGIRTDMDGPLLFGSGLMGRLAGCDSLEELRDLPAPNPEWLRQMGWTIRPDAGPLVRWLAARADRGPQAGAER from the coding sequence ATGAGGCCGATCAGGGTGCTGCTGGTGGCAGACACCGCTCTGGCCAGCTCTGCCTGCGGCCGTCTCGCCGCTGCCCTGCGCCACCGGGGTGTGGAGGTGTTCGAGGAAGCCCCGCTCGATCTCGACGACCTGAGCGTCAGCGACCTGCTCACCCATCTGGACGCCGTGGGCCTGTTCGCGGCTCCCGAGTGCCTGCCACGCTTCCTGCGGCGCCTGCGCCAGGCGTGTGCCCTGCGGGGCGGCCGCTCCGTGGCTGTCTTCAGTGGCCCCACCACCCCCCTGGTGGGGGATGCACTCACGGCCGACCTTCTGCCCAGGCTTGGGGTGGATCTGCTCTGCTTGCACGGGCCCCGCCAGCAGGAGGAACTCGACGACCTGTTGCGCACCAGTGGCCACCCTGCGCCTGCCTCGGTGCTGCTGGGACCTTGGGGCCAATCCGGGTCTTCCCCACCGGAGGCCTCCCCGGACCCCAATGGCCTGCCGAGACGGCTCGTGTTTCTCGAACAGCAACGACTCCCACCGGCTCCAGGGGCGCGGGAACGGTTGCTCACCGTGCTGGAGCGGTTATGCGCGAACTCCCCCGGCTGGGAGCTGATCCTCCAGGCTGACCCGTTTTGCCACCCCGCCCCGGCTGCCGGGACGGAGGAGGATGGACCGGCCATGAGCGCCTTGCTCCAGGGTCGTGCCAGTCACCGTTCGCTTCGGGCCGCTCCCCCGGAGATCTGGCGGCAGAGCCTCCGGAGCGCGGGGGTCTGCGCCACGATCAGCAGCCCGCTGCTCTGGCAAACCCTGGCCCTGGGCCTGCCACTGCTGCTGCTGGGTGACTACGGCATTCGCACCGATATGGACGGCCCCCTGCTGTTCGGTTCGGGACTGATGGGCAGGCTGGCCGGTTGCGACAGCCTCGAGGAGCTTCGTGACCTGCCGGCCCCCAACCCAGAGTGGTTGCGTCAGATGGGCTGGACCATCCGGCCGGATGCCGGGCCCCTGGTCCGTTGGCTGGCCGCCAGGGCCGACCGGGGCCCTCAGGCTGGGGCGGAACGATGA
- a CDS encoding acyl carrier protein, producing MTGDGMTKDGLADDGMTNTGVSGDPALRRPLTQAEILRGLKDILARIAGADPDTISLDALIIEDVGVDSLGFYEILIEADETMGIKIEEKDLLTFKTVRDIVTYIEQRENPS from the coding sequence TTGACCGGCGATGGCATGACCAAGGACGGTTTGGCCGATGACGGCATGACCAACACTGGCGTGTCTGGTGATCCCGCGCTTCGCCGACCGCTCACCCAGGCCGAGATTCTGCGTGGACTGAAAGACATCCTTGCCAGGATTGCCGGAGCCGACCCCGACACGATCAGCTTGGACGCCTTGATCATCGAGGATGTGGGGGTTGATTCGCTCGGTTTTTATGAAATCCTGATTGAAGCTGATGAGACAATGGGCATCAAAATAGAAGAAAAGGATTTGCTCACCTTCAAGACGGTTCGCGATATCGTGACCTACATCGAACAGAGGGAGAATCCGAGCTGA
- a CDS encoding 1-acyl-sn-glycerol-3-phosphate acyltransferase has product MALASVQVQIEGPVLLLMGPIGLFFSRLWHYLDDSGVPAYKISYPLHEFGFPHRARIPFRGSMQEWPEFLRDVIQKQGIRHLFMYGDFIDPHRLAIEVAKEMGIDAYVFELGYVRPNYVTLERDRVNCRSNLNQPVEFYEALPPVSSLPQARLDPGWRWRKVWKAPTFIQHAFTRYRIIEGEHKLQPSPRFLWCQVRGSVRYWMYRLEERKLKRLLVENLSFFLAILQVSSDSQITMGSGFRGMHDFIETVVVSFAANAHPSDHLAFKHHPRDRGYNNYKALIRLLAEREGVTGRVHYFHDAPLSAFIRTCRGVVTVNSTVGLQALFHAAPTKVLGETFYNLRGLTDQQPLDGFWASPQPSSRPLFYRFYHHLVTTTQINGNFDGEFPFRNTFPVSPTARSSSFPLASAAPRFEKWVIPFRVSYRLLCFVAMYIAYGLELLALSLGMRRAAKRLLTSVSRFGLRALGIDVIVDDSLVQAGDAQRRVHIWNHNSPFDVFAIQAYLSMPAVTTSGLHLNRLLPFFNRSASNAGHVLLDHRQPDQRRSSLWKASQVLEQHGQLMIAPNGSLRTSILQRASASAFLLARRHQAIVVPWWFEYRGLEGIDAATLYKPLRLLGQRLCAPRAVLHCRQGRAEDLRLGPGESNRDGFSRRVIAYYAQDAAGWADSHQSVAS; this is encoded by the coding sequence GTGGCATTGGCCAGCGTTCAGGTGCAGATCGAAGGTCCCGTCCTGCTGCTGATGGGTCCCATCGGTCTGTTCTTCTCAAGGCTCTGGCACTACCTGGATGATTCGGGGGTGCCGGCCTACAAGATTTCCTACCCCCTGCACGAATTCGGCTTTCCACATCGCGCCAGAATTCCATTCCGCGGCTCCATGCAGGAATGGCCGGAATTCCTTCGTGATGTGATTCAGAAGCAGGGGATTCGCCATCTGTTTATGTATGGCGACTTCATCGACCCCCATCGCCTCGCCATCGAAGTCGCCAAAGAGATGGGGATCGACGCCTATGTATTTGAGCTGGGCTATGTCCGCCCAAACTACGTCACTCTCGAGCGCGATCGCGTCAACTGTCGATCAAATCTCAACCAGCCGGTGGAGTTCTACGAGGCACTGCCACCGGTTTCCAGCCTGCCCCAGGCACGGCTGGATCCCGGTTGGCGATGGCGCAAAGTATGGAAGGCTCCCACCTTCATCCAGCATGCCTTCACCCGCTACAGAATCATCGAAGGCGAGCATAAACTTCAGCCATCGCCAAGATTCCTGTGGTGCCAGGTGCGGGGATCAGTCCGCTATTGGATGTACCGACTGGAGGAGCGAAAACTCAAGCGCCTCCTGGTGGAGAACCTCTCATTTTTCCTGGCCATCCTTCAGGTTTCAAGCGACTCCCAGATCACGATGGGGTCAGGATTCCGTGGGATGCACGACTTCATCGAAACCGTGGTGGTTTCGTTCGCCGCCAATGCCCATCCATCGGATCATCTCGCCTTCAAACACCACCCTCGCGACCGGGGCTACAACAACTACAAAGCCCTGATTCGCCTTCTGGCTGAGCGCGAAGGTGTCACCGGTAGAGTCCACTATTTCCATGACGCGCCCCTCAGCGCCTTCATTCGCACGTGCCGTGGCGTCGTCACGGTGAACAGCACAGTTGGGCTTCAGGCCCTCTTTCATGCCGCACCCACCAAGGTGCTGGGTGAAACCTTCTACAACCTGCGGGGCCTCACGGATCAACAGCCCCTGGATGGTTTCTGGGCTTCGCCCCAGCCCAGCAGCAGGCCGCTGTTCTACCGGTTCTACCACCATCTGGTCACCACCACGCAGATCAACGGGAACTTCGATGGCGAGTTCCCCTTCCGGAACACCTTTCCTGTTTCACCCACCGCCCGTTCGAGTTCATTCCCACTCGCGAGCGCCGCTCCTCGGTTCGAGAAGTGGGTGATTCCATTCAGAGTGAGCTACCGCCTGCTCTGTTTTGTCGCGATGTACATCGCCTATGGCCTGGAGCTGCTGGCGCTCAGTCTGGGAATGCGCCGCGCGGCCAAGCGCCTGCTCACCAGCGTTTCACGCTTCGGGCTCCGGGCTCTCGGCATTGATGTGATTGTTGATGACAGTCTGGTCCAGGCGGGTGATGCTCAGAGACGGGTACACATCTGGAACCACAACAGCCCTTTCGATGTTTTTGCCATTCAGGCTTATCTGAGCATGCCGGCTGTCACGACTTCCGGACTCCACCTCAATCGTCTGCTGCCGTTTTTCAACCGGTCAGCGAGCAATGCAGGACACGTGCTGCTCGACCACCGGCAACCTGATCAGCGACGCAGCAGCCTCTGGAAAGCCTCCCAGGTTCTGGAACAGCACGGTCAGCTGATGATTGCCCCGAATGGATCCCTGCGCACCTCGATACTGCAGCGAGCCTCCGCCAGCGCCTTCCTGCTGGCCAGGCGCCATCAGGCCATCGTGGTGCCCTGGTGGTTTGAATACCGGGGGCTGGAAGGAATCGACGCCGCCACGCTCTACAAGCCGCTCCGGCTGCTGGGCCAGCGGTTGTGCGCCCCGAGGGCTGTGCTGCACTGTCGTCAGGGGCGTGCCGAGGATTTACGCCTTGGCCCCGGCGAAAGCAACCGGGATGGCTTCTCGCGGCGGGTGATCGCTTACTACGCCCAGGATGCGGCCGGTTGGGCGGACTCCCACCAGAGCGTCGCTTCCTGA
- a CDS encoding beta-ketoacyl synthase, translating into MPKERIAITGMGVVSPLGCGVETCWDRYRAGQSGIRRLEQEWAVSLPSRLAGVIPGDPTVALEPLQRRRLDRCSQLALLAALEAWQQSALPQAIPAEERRVAVVVGCGIGGLETMGQQYRTLLERGASRVNPVTVPMLIPNAAAGQISIALGAHAGAHTPVSACASSAEALLWGLLLLRDDRADVVIAGGSEAPVNPLGLAGFSAMRALSTRNDTPHLASSPYGRDRDGFVIAEGAGMVVLEREGDARSRGASCEAFLLDAGSTADAHHMVTPDPRGTQASAAMRQALDRSGLSLGDLSFIQAHATGTTMGDLAEASAIEHLLGATHADIPVTAPKGQFGHMLGGAGAVEVIMAIRSLRAGLVPVSVNAEPIDPAIQLHLVTDQPVPLTVPQERRTVLKNAFGFGGHNISLVLQGS; encoded by the coding sequence GTGCCGAAGGAGAGGATCGCCATCACGGGCATGGGAGTGGTGTCCCCCCTCGGATGCGGAGTCGAGACCTGCTGGGACCGCTACCGGGCCGGCCAGTCGGGCATCCGTCGGCTCGAGCAGGAGTGGGCCGTGTCCCTCCCCTCACGCCTGGCGGGTGTCATCCCCGGCGATCCCACCGTGGCTCTGGAGCCTCTGCAGAGACGCCGGCTGGACCGCTGTTCCCAGCTGGCCCTGCTCGCGGCCCTGGAAGCCTGGCAGCAGTCGGCTCTCCCGCAGGCCATTCCCGCCGAGGAACGCCGGGTCGCCGTGGTGGTGGGATGCGGCATCGGAGGCCTGGAGACCATGGGACAGCAGTACCGCACCCTGCTGGAGCGCGGAGCATCCCGGGTCAATCCCGTGACCGTGCCCATGCTGATCCCCAACGCGGCCGCCGGCCAGATCAGCATCGCCCTGGGAGCGCATGCCGGCGCCCACACGCCGGTCTCCGCCTGCGCCTCCTCCGCCGAAGCCTTGCTCTGGGGACTGCTGCTGCTGCGGGATGATCGGGCGGACGTCGTGATCGCCGGAGGATCGGAGGCCCCGGTGAACCCGTTGGGTCTGGCCGGCTTCAGTGCCATGCGGGCGCTGTCCACCCGGAACGACACCCCCCACCTGGCGTCCAGTCCCTACGGCCGTGACCGTGATGGTTTCGTGATCGCCGAGGGCGCCGGCATGGTGGTGCTCGAGCGGGAGGGGGATGCACGCAGTCGTGGCGCCTCCTGTGAGGCCTTCCTGCTCGATGCGGGCAGCACGGCGGATGCGCACCACATGGTGACCCCCGATCCCCGAGGTACCCAGGCCAGTGCGGCCATGCGACAGGCCCTGGATCGCAGCGGTCTGAGCCTTGGCGACCTCAGCTTCATACAGGCCCATGCCACCGGCACCACGATGGGCGACCTGGCGGAAGCCAGCGCCATCGAGCACCTGCTTGGAGCAACCCATGCTGACATTCCGGTCACGGCACCGAAGGGCCAGTTCGGCCACATGCTGGGCGGCGCGGGCGCGGTCGAGGTGATCATGGCGATCCGTTCCCTGCGTGCCGGCCTCGTTCCGGTGAGCGTCAACGCCGAGCCCATCGATCCGGCGATCCAGCTCCATCTCGTGACTGATCAGCCTGTGCCCCTGACGGTGCCTCAGGAGCGGCGCACGGTGCTGAAGAATGCCTTCGGCTTCGGTGGGCACAACATCTCGCTGGTGCTTCAGGGCAGCTGA
- a CDS encoding GNAT family N-acetyltransferase: MIPLSRVLIDDIKPFFFFSNYGLTLFLIPGNTFENFADEVGLLRELTYRQKLSGSGNNKDLDGRDPYYDHFVLVDDATFALAGTARLQFVPDQSSSHQSSHAGLTHSSSTSYLEHVYPGIKKCLMARGSHLEIGRVAISPAFQRQPASLMTLFRGGLQAAVASGYTAIYGLVSYNHFQYPGALNDFFLRSLMLPPFRGPVADLPPARYPRIFRGDELHAGGGCQSIQHLEAEAQRQLPAFRLPVLLRQYINLMGAKTHDISIAKDFNQITEILMTADLTHVPPRRLQHFVGFPHAPVYRQFPWFRGQSESMGSWLSQPVCSELDDKVSGETLSVPSSSQ; encoded by the coding sequence ATGATTCCCCTGAGCCGAGTTCTGATTGATGATATCAAGCCCTTCTTCTTCTTTTCAAATTATGGCCTGACCCTCTTTTTGATACCGGGCAATACGTTTGAAAACTTCGCTGACGAAGTCGGCTTGCTTCGCGAGCTCACATACAGGCAGAAACTTTCGGGTTCGGGAAACAATAAAGATCTGGATGGCCGCGACCCTTATTACGATCACTTTGTGCTCGTGGATGATGCGACGTTCGCCCTGGCAGGAACTGCCAGGTTGCAGTTCGTCCCGGACCAGAGCTCATCTCACCAATCCAGCCACGCAGGACTCACCCACAGCTCCTCAACCTCCTATCTGGAGCATGTCTATCCGGGAATTAAAAAGTGCTTGATGGCTCGTGGCAGCCATCTGGAAATAGGCCGTGTTGCCATCTCACCAGCCTTTCAGCGTCAACCGGCCTCGTTGATGACACTTTTTCGAGGTGGCTTGCAGGCTGCAGTTGCCTCCGGCTACACGGCTATCTATGGCTTGGTTTCCTACAATCATTTCCAATATCCAGGCGCTCTCAATGATTTCTTTCTTCGCTCCCTGATGTTGCCTCCCTTCAGGGGGCCCGTGGCGGATCTGCCGCCGGCGCGCTACCCCAGAATCTTCCGCGGCGATGAGCTGCATGCCGGTGGAGGTTGCCAATCCATTCAGCACCTTGAGGCTGAGGCGCAACGCCAGCTGCCAGCCTTCCGTCTGCCCGTACTGCTTCGTCAATATATCAACCTCATGGGCGCCAAGACCCATGATATTTCCATCGCCAAGGACTTCAACCAGATCACGGAAATCCTGATGACGGCCGACCTTACCCATGTTCCTCCGCGTCGCCTTCAGCACTTTGTGGGCTTTCCGCATGCTCCGGTGTACAGGCAATTCCCCTGGTTTCGGGGGCAATCTGAATCCATGGGATCGTGGCTCAGCCAGCCTGTCTGCTCAGAACTCGATGATAAAGTGTCAGGGGAAACCCTCTCAGTCCCATCCAGCTCGCAATAA
- a CDS encoding cytidylyltransferase domain-containing protein, which yields MEAEIQPREQPGIRIDPALPPLALIPARGGSKGIPGKNLQPVGDVPLICRTIQAVKAASTIDRAVVSTEDTAIAEAASSAGAQVVHRPPSLAGDAATSESALLHALHHLGQAGPLPPLFVFLQCTSPFTTSGQIDRVLAALQASKANMAFAVTAWHGFLWGLDAQGWGFGVNHDASRPRQRRQDLAPCYLETGAIYALRTGPFLAAETRFVPPLLPVPVEGPAPEIDTPDDLALCQRLAGLLDPAQPGGSAR from the coding sequence ATGGAAGCGGAGATCCAACCTCGTGAGCAGCCTGGCATTCGCATCGATCCGGCCCTTCCCCCGCTGGCTCTCATCCCGGCGCGCGGAGGATCCAAGGGCATCCCGGGCAAGAATCTGCAGCCTGTGGGGGACGTTCCCCTGATCTGCCGCACGATCCAGGCGGTGAAGGCCGCCTCCACCATCGACCGGGCGGTGGTGAGCACGGAGGACACGGCCATTGCGGAGGCCGCCTCCTCGGCCGGGGCTCAGGTGGTGCACCGGCCTCCGTCGCTGGCGGGCGATGCGGCCACCTCGGAGTCCGCCCTGCTCCATGCCCTGCACCACCTGGGCCAGGCGGGGCCGCTGCCGCCCCTGTTCGTCTTCCTCCAGTGCACCTCCCCCTTCACCACCAGCGGGCAGATCGACCGCGTGCTCGCGGCACTGCAGGCCTCGAAGGCCAACATGGCCTTCGCCGTCACGGCCTGGCACGGTTTTCTCTGGGGTCTTGATGCCCAAGGCTGGGGCTTCGGGGTCAACCACGACGCCAGCCGCCCCCGGCAGCGGCGTCAGGATCTCGCTCCCTGTTACCTCGAAACCGGCGCGATCTACGCCCTGCGCACCGGTCCCTTCCTGGCAGCGGAAACCCGGTTCGTGCCTCCACTCCTGCCGGTGCCGGTCGAGGGACCGGCACCGGAGATCGACACTCCGGACGATCTGGCGCTCTGCCAGCGGCTGGCCGGACTGCTGGATCCGGCCCAGCCTGGGGGATCGGCGCGATGA